The sequence below is a genomic window from Saccopteryx leptura isolate mSacLep1 chromosome 3, mSacLep1_pri_phased_curated, whole genome shotgun sequence.
TGCCTCTCCATTCTAAACACCCTGTCAAATTCAGAAAAGTCCCTCATCACAGAGCATCAGCAGAAATTCAATGTTTGAATAAATGAGATCGATGCTGGGGCAAGATATGAGGCTTTGAATGCCAGGTTAAGGTATGaattttcgcctgacctgtggtggcacagtggaaaaaacctcaacctggaacactgaggttgccagtttgaaaccctgagcttgcctggtcaaggtacatatgggatttggtagttcctgctcctcccctcttctctctctcctctctaaagtgaataaataaaatctttaaaaaaaaaaaaaaaaaaagtaagaattttcTCTGTTCCAGGTGGCATGGTACAATGCACTCCTGCCCACAGCTTTCCACCTGCCCCTGCCGGGACCTACCCTGGCCTTCCTAGTACTCAGCACACCTGCCATGTTTGACCGGGCCCTCAAACCCTTCCTGCATGGCTGTCAACTCCAACCACTGACTGACCCTGTGGACCAGTGTGTGGCCTACCACCTGGGTCGCGTTAGAGAGGTGAGCAACATTCATATCCTCTCCCAGCTCCCAAACCTGCAACTGCTGTGAATTCCTCCAAGCTCATTGAAGGATCTAGCTAGGAGCCACTTCCCAAGTAGGATGATAACCTAAAGCCAATCTTGACATTGTGATCTCTCCCCATTCTGCCCTCTCAATCCAGGCTCAGCCACCTTCCTCTAGCAGCCCCCAAGGTCTGAAATCAACCTCTCACCCTCACTGATGGGCAATCAGATCACACTTCCTTGACCTCCAAATGAAACAGGAATAAGCCCAACAACCCCCAGGCATCTCTCACCTGTCTTTGCCCTAGACCTAAAAGCTTTATACTGTCTTTGGGACCTTTTGAAGACAAAATATTTCCCCACCACACTCACATTTACAtacttacatacatacatacacatacactggGACTCTGGAGGGCACGGCCAAGTTATCCTTCATAATGGAGGTTTCTGAGCAAGACCTTCAAGCATGGGCCCTCCTGGACAGAGTATCATTTTCTTCACACTGGAGCCCCTTCACCCGAAGTTTATGATTTCCCTTCAAACAACTTCTAAGGACAGGACCTTTGTTAACACAAATTAGGGCCAAGACAAGGTCATGATTCCTCTCATGCTGAAAGGAGCCTCTATCCTGTCCTGTATCCCAGAGCCTACCAGAGCTGCAGATGGATGTCATCGCTGACTACGAGGTACATCCCAACCGGCGCCCGAAGATTCTGGCCCAGACAGCAGCCCATGTGGCAGGGGCTGCTTACTACTACCAACGACAGGATGTAGAGGCTGACCCCTGGGGGACCCAGGTCAGAGGGCAAGTATGACTAGAAACAAAAAATGGTAAAGGCCCATCAGATACCGTGTCTCAGATTCCTCCACCTCCCATGGTAAAGGAGTTTGTAGACCTAATCCAGGAAAGGGGTGTTCCCTTCCCAGGGTGGACCTTTCTTAAATCCACCTGGAAATATATCATGTTTGAGAACCCAGTGTGTTCATAAGACTGTTACAGAATGGAGAGGTGAGTGGTGAGACTTTGAAGTTGAAGCTCAGCTTAAGAAACCctcacttgaccaggcagtggcgcagtgaacagagtgtaggactgggatataaaggacccaggttcaaatccccaaggttgccGCCTTGAGCATggagccactggcttgaagcacaagatcactggcttgaacaaggtgtcactcactctgctatagccccctggtcagggcacatatgagaaatcaatcaactaaggtgccgcaacaaagaactgatgtttctcatctctctcccttcctgtctgtccatatccgtccctgtcaccaaaaaaagaaaaaagaaaacccttcaTCATAGCCAGAGTGAGCCCATAAAAAGGGTCGCCCAGGTAGAATGGGAGAGCAAAGCTACAAGAGTGACAGAGGAGAGGCTCACATGTGGAATCAGTGTCCAGTGATTAAGAAATAAGtgaatatgcctgacctgtggtggcgcagtggataaagtgtcgacctggaaatgctgaggtcgccggttcgaaaccctgggcttgcctggtcaaggcacatatgggagttgatgcttccagctcctcccccccttctctgtcgctcctctctctcgctctgtctccctctcttctctaaaatgaataaataaatttaaaaaaaaagaaataagtgagaCTAGCTGTGGAAATGGTAGTTCAACTTGGTGCCAAACATAGTGTCCATAACCTTGCTTTTCTTTACTCTCCTCAGCATATATCAGGTGTATGCATACATCCCCGATTTGGGGGCTGGTTTGCCATCCGAGGGGTAGTGCTGCTGCCAGGAATAGAAGTGCCAGATTTGCCACCCACTAAACCCATTGACTGTGTACCAACAAGAACTGAGCGAATCACCCTGCTTGAAGGCTTCAATTTTCATTGGCGTGACTGGACTTACCGGGACATTGTGACACCCCAGGAGCGCTATTCAGAAGAGCAGAAGGCGTACTTTTCCACTCCACCTACCCAACGTTTGGCCTTGTTGGGCTTGGCCCAACCATCAGAAGAACCTAGTTCCACATCCTCTGAGCTTCTCTTTACCACACTCATACCCAAGAGGCCTAAGAACCCCAGCAGAGCCCCAGGGTGGCTCCACCCCAGAGTCTCACCGCCTGTGTCCCCTGGCCCTTGATACCCTCCCTCTCTTGTGGGATCCCCATTTACACCAATAGTACTTGCTAAGACATATTGGGCTTTGGTAAAACAAAGGCTTTATTTTGGGTAGAAGaggattactttcttttttatttattcatcttagagagaaggagggggaggagcaggaagcaccaactctcatatgtgccttgacaggcaagcctggggttttaaaactgcgacctcagtattccaggtctacgctttatccactgcaccaccacaggtcaggccaacaggattacttttgtgtttttcgttttttttacagagccagagagagtgatagataggaacggagagatgagaagcatcaatcatcagtttttcgttgcaacaccttagttgtttattgtttctcatatgtgccttgaccttgaccgtgggccttcagcagacggggcaaccccttgctcaaaccagcgaccttgggtccaagctggtgagcctgctcaaaccagatgagcccacgcccaagctggcaacctcagtctcgaacctgggtcctccgcatcccagtccaacactctatccactgcgccaccgcttggtcaggccaagAGGATTCCTTTTGATAAAATTATAGTAgagatcggccctggccagttggctcagtggtagagcgtcggcctggcgtgccaaagtcccgggttcaattcccggccagggcacacaggagcagcacccatctgtctctccacccctcaccctctccttcctctctctcttcccctcccgcagccaaggctccattggagcaaagatggcccgggtgctgaggatggctctgtggcctctgcctcaggcactagaatggctctggatgcaacagagcaacgccccagatgggcagattatgaccccctggtgggcttgccaggtggatcccggtccaacttgagaaaaatacaaacaaaaaaaaaattatagagatCTTCAATGAAGATAGCCATTATTGCCTGTTAGTATTTCTTGGCAGTGCCCCAACAATCTCCTAAGTAAtggtataaataagtaaaatgtctCATACTGGTGTGGAGACTGAATACTTACAAACCCGTTaagcatttgttgttttttaagcatGGAAAGACGTACTGGAAGAGCCATGAGAAGCATTAAatcagttgtggcacttttagttgttcatttgattgcCTTTTATACATCTTGATGGGGGTGGGCATTCCAGGCAAGCTAGCTACCACAAGTTAGTacatccatgctcaagccagcaaccttggggttttgaacctgggtcctctgcatcccaggttgatggtcTATTCACTCtatccccacctggtcaggcaagaatttctTAA
It includes:
- the MMACHC gene encoding cyanocobalamin reductase / alkylcobalamin dealkylase isoform X2, which codes for MESKVAELKQKIEDTLCPFGFEVYPFQVAWYNALLPTAFHLPLPGPTLAFLVLSTPAMFDRALKPFLHGCQLQPLTDPVDQCVAYHLGRVRESLPELQMDVIADYEHISGVCIHPRFGGWFAIRGVVLLPGIEVPDLPPTKPIDCVPTRTERITLLEGFNFHWRDWTYRDIVTPQERYSEEQKAYFSTPPTQRLALLGLAQPSEEPSSTSSELLFTTLIPKRPKNPSRAPGWLHPRVSPPVSPGP
- the MMACHC gene encoding cyanocobalamin reductase / alkylcobalamin dealkylase isoform X1, with the protein product MESKVAELKQKIEDTLCPFGFEVYPFQVAWYNALLPTAFHLPLPGPTLAFLVLSTPAMFDRALKPFLHGCQLQPLTDPVDQCVAYHLGRVRESLPELQMDVIADYEVHPNRRPKILAQTAAHVAGAAYYYQRQDVEADPWGTQHISGVCIHPRFGGWFAIRGVVLLPGIEVPDLPPTKPIDCVPTRTERITLLEGFNFHWRDWTYRDIVTPQERYSEEQKAYFSTPPTQRLALLGLAQPSEEPSSTSSELLFTTLIPKRPKNPSRAPGWLHPRVSPPVSPGP